A portion of the Miscanthus floridulus cultivar M001 unplaced genomic scaffold, ASM1932011v1 fs_370_1_2, whole genome shotgun sequence genome contains these proteins:
- the LOC136531543 gene encoding uncharacterized protein produces the protein MVMEAPPSLSSLCVMRHKQRATVCCFGGSSGGLAERMRWRRRAGAGDFRYDPLSYALNFDEGDHGVDGDEEDQAGGRLDAFLLSSQLVVTRRPGSAAVEAAQPQRLA, from the coding sequence ATGGTAATGGAggcgccgccgtcattgtcgtcgCTGTGCGTGATGCGGCACAAGCAGCGCGCCACCGTGTGCTGCTTCGGCGGCAGCAGCGGGGGTCTGGCCGAGCGGATGCGGTGGCGCCGCCGCGCGGGCGCCGGGGACTTTCGGTACGACCCGCTCAGCTACGCGCTCAACTTCGACGAAGGCGACCACGGAGTCGACGGCGACGAGGAGGACCAAGCCGGTGGCCGCCTCGACGCCTTCCTGTTGTCCTCGCAGCTGGTGGTCACGCGGAGGCCGGGGTCCGCCGCCGTCGAGGCCGCGCAGCCGCAGCGTCTGGCCTGA